One genomic window of Sporosarcina ureae includes the following:
- the dprA gene encoding DNA-processing protein DprA → MLYTNQHLHLLYVHYIHPVPFNRFSKILHENPLLENLHSYSALQWSHIFNLPVEKVKQFPERYEEISRLPIVEILKKNNVIPITYFHSDYPEELKQLCDPPSVLYTKGNKLLLKKHPRVGIIGSRTATGYSQKALEFIVPPLVDRQIPIVSGLAAGADTMAHQAAIDFGGETIGVLGHGFSHMYPKRNQKIAEEMAENHLLVTEYPPYFPPAKWTFPMRNRIISGLSSALVITESVERSGTMSTVEHALDHGKEIFAVPGAIDSPLSAGPNKLLDEGAKPLWSGYQIVDSLL, encoded by the coding sequence ATGCTCTATACCAATCAGCACCTACATTTACTGTATGTCCATTATATCCATCCGGTACCCTTTAATCGTTTTTCGAAGATTTTGCACGAGAACCCTTTACTAGAAAATTTACATTCATACTCGGCTCTTCAATGGTCGCATATTTTTAATTTGCCTGTAGAAAAAGTGAAGCAATTCCCAGAGAGATATGAAGAAATTTCCCGTCTTCCTATAGTAGAAATACTGAAGAAAAACAATGTGATCCCGATCACATATTTTCATTCGGATTATCCCGAAGAATTAAAGCAATTATGCGATCCGCCATCGGTTCTTTATACTAAAGGGAATAAGCTTTTATTGAAAAAACATCCTCGTGTTGGCATAATCGGCTCCCGTACAGCTACGGGTTATTCTCAAAAGGCGCTGGAATTTATTGTGCCACCGCTTGTTGATCGTCAGATCCCAATTGTTTCAGGCTTAGCCGCTGGAGCTGACACGATGGCTCATCAAGCTGCTATCGACTTTGGCGGGGAAACAATTGGTGTATTGGGTCATGGGTTTTCTCACATGTATCCGAAAAGGAATCAAAAAATAGCTGAAGAAATGGCCGAAAATCATTTACTTGTGACAGAGTATCCACCGTACTTTCCGCCAGCAAAATGGACATTTCCGATGAGAAATCGGATTATCAGTGGTTTGTCTAGCGCACTAGTCATTACAGAATCTGTCGAAAGAAGCGGAACGATGAGTACAGTCGAGCATGCTCTTGATCATGGAAAAGAAATATTTGCAGTTCCTGGTGCTATAGATTCCCCTCTTTCAGCGGGCCCCAATAAGCTGTTGGATGAAGGAGCCAAGCCGTTGTGGAGTGGTTATCAAATTGTAGATTCTTTACTATAA